Proteins encoded together in one Candidatus Binatia bacterium window:
- the ndhC gene encoding NADH-quinone oxidoreductase subunit A has protein sequence MTNPYIALLISFALCALVAAIMMSASWLLGPKRESKAKLEIFETGNPPIGSIRGMRFPVKFYLVAILFVVFDVEVVFMYPWAVVFRRLGWMGLWEMAAFVAVLGVGLAYVWRVGALEWD, from the coding sequence GTGACGAATCCCTACATCGCTCTGCTGATCAGCTTCGCGCTCTGCGCGCTCGTCGCTGCGATCATGATGAGCGCGAGCTGGCTGCTGGGCCCGAAGCGGGAGTCGAAGGCCAAGCTCGAGATCTTCGAGACCGGCAACCCGCCGATCGGCTCGATCCGCGGCATGCGGTTCCCGGTCAAGTTCTACCTCGTCGCGATCCTGTTCGTGGTCTTCGACGTCGAGGTGGTGTTCATGTATCCCTGGGCGGTCGTCTTCCGTCGCCTCGGCTGGATGGGGCTCTGGGAGATGGCCGCCTTCGTGGCGGTGCTCGGCGTCGGGCTCGCCTACGTCTGGCGCGTCGGCGCTCTGGAATGGGACTGA
- a CDS encoding NDP-sugar synthase: protein MSSARAESAARRLAPRAMILAAGRGTRLRPLTDTTPKPLIDVAGHPLIAYGLALLRTHGIHDVVVNVHHLREKLRAALGDGSRYGVRIHWSIEETLLDTGGGIRFAAPLLEELLAPDVTDRRDAPIVVLNGDVVSEIPITDVVRFHRERDALATFVLRDDPRAASYGTFGIDAEGRIRRFLGRGDDSPTLRELMFASVQVLDPRMLELMPSGRPFGTMRELYPELFERGERFFGYVYDGRWYTADTEEDLARARAALAPPAQPTYMRDLPSLRD, encoded by the coding sequence ATGAGCAGCGCGCGAGCCGAGAGCGCGGCTCGTCGCCTCGCGCCGCGCGCGATGATCCTCGCCGCGGGACGCGGCACGCGCCTTCGCCCGCTCACCGACACGACGCCGAAGCCGCTGATCGACGTCGCGGGCCATCCGCTGATCGCCTACGGTCTCGCGCTGCTGCGCACGCACGGCATCCACGACGTCGTGGTGAACGTGCACCACCTGCGCGAGAAGCTGCGCGCCGCGCTCGGCGACGGCTCGCGCTACGGGGTGCGCATCCACTGGTCGATCGAGGAGACGCTGCTCGATACCGGCGGCGGGATCCGCTTCGCGGCGCCGCTGCTCGAGGAGCTGCTGGCGCCGGACGTCACGGACCGGCGCGACGCGCCGATCGTCGTCCTGAACGGCGACGTGGTGAGCGAGATCCCGATCACCGACGTCGTGCGCTTCCACCGCGAGCGCGACGCGCTCGCCACCTTCGTCCTGCGCGACGACCCGCGCGCGGCGTCCTACGGCACCTTCGGGATCGACGCGGAAGGCCGCATCCGCCGCTTCCTCGGCCGCGGCGACGACTCCCCGACGCTGCGCGAGCTCATGTTCGCGTCGGTGCAGGTCCTCGACCCGCGGATGCTCGAGCTGATGCCGAGCGGGCGACCCTTCGGCACCATGCGCGAGCTCTACCCCGAGCTCTTCGAGCGCGGCGAACGCTTCTTCGGCTACGTGTACGACGGCCGCTGGTACACCGCCGACACCGAGGAGGATCTCGCGCGCGCACGCGCCGCGCTCGCCCCGCCTGCGCAACCGACGTACATGCGTGATCTCCCTTCCTTACGTGATTGA
- a CDS encoding NADH-quinone oxidoreductase subunit J: protein MIAFYFIAILMIASALTVILHRNPIYSALALVNTLFLIAVAFVLLDAELIAMLQVIVYAGAIVILFLFVIMLLNVEVEQRSFRLSKFGTAGLAFALLLALELGVLAIVYEPMQIASPPAGFGTTELLAENLFAKSLLPFELTSVLLLVAVVGAVVMARRKA, encoded by the coding sequence GTGATCGCTTTCTACTTCATCGCCATTCTGATGATCGCCTCGGCGTTGACGGTGATCCTGCACCGCAACCCGATCTACTCGGCGCTCGCGCTGGTGAACACGCTCTTCCTGATCGCCGTCGCGTTCGTGCTCCTCGACGCGGAGCTGATCGCGATGCTGCAGGTGATCGTCTACGCCGGCGCGATCGTCATCCTGTTTTTGTTCGTGATCATGCTGCTCAACGTCGAGGTGGAGCAACGAAGCTTCCGGCTGTCCAAGTTCGGCACGGCCGGGCTCGCCTTCGCGCTGCTGCTCGCGCTCGAGCTCGGCGTGCTGGCGATCGTTTACGAGCCGATGCAGATCGCGTCGCCGCCGGCCGGGTTCGGCACGACCGAGCTGCTCGCGGAGAACCTGTTCGCGAAGAGCTTACTGCCGTTCGAGCTGACCAGCGTGCTGCTGCTCGTCGCGGTCGTGGGCGCCGTCGTCATGGCGCGGCGCAAGGCTTGA
- the nuoK gene encoding NADH-quinone oxidoreductase subunit NuoK, which translates to MGVSVEHYLILAALIFAIGCAGVLLRRNVIVILMSVELMLNAVNLTFVALARQQLSMDGQVIVFFVMTVAAAEVAVGLAIFLAIYSQRRTVNADEINLLRW; encoded by the coding sequence ATGGGCGTGTCGGTCGAGCACTATCTGATCCTCGCCGCGCTGATCTTCGCGATCGGCTGCGCGGGCGTTCTGCTGCGGCGCAACGTGATCGTCATCCTGATGTCGGTCGAGCTGATGCTGAACGCGGTGAACCTGACGTTCGTCGCGCTCGCGCGGCAGCAGCTCTCGATGGACGGGCAGGTGATCGTCTTCTTCGTCATGACGGTCGCCGCGGCCGAGGTCGCGGTCGGTCTCGCGATCTTCCTCGCGATCTACTCGCAGCGCCGCACCGTCAACGCCGACGAGATCAACCTGCTGCGCTGGTAG
- a CDS encoding patatin-like phospholipase family protein, with amino-acid sequence MALVLAGGAVTGGAFKLGGLRALDDYLVSRKVVDFDIYVGLSAGAFLAAPLAAGITPAELIASMEGEGDIREFRLIDVYFPNIGEMVTKPLEYLTDLVTYFPRTIGEILVKSPDTVQRMRSPLERWLAEPTLENLREVAAVAVDGLTAETEFPVPLDYLPSGLFDNRRIERFIREGFTERGLTNSFHALYRQRGKELYIVAVNLDTAERVVFGHDEDSALTISEAVQATTALPGFYKPARIKGVDYIDGGVRRTANLDVAIEHGADLIVCYNPFRPFNNTIERERRRGERGTALADHGMLAVLNQVFRALLHSRLHLALNQYRDDPNFHGDIVLIEPTDTDETFFNMFPMNFWERRRAADHGYLSTKMAIDAHYETLSRVFERHGLTVSRRHMEESASRIRESLGDDEALLEADAG; translated from the coding sequence TTGGCGTTGGTCCTCGCGGGCGGCGCGGTGACCGGCGGAGCGTTCAAGCTCGGCGGCCTGCGCGCCCTCGACGACTACCTGGTCAGCCGCAAGGTCGTCGACTTCGACATCTACGTCGGTCTGTCGGCCGGCGCCTTTCTCGCCGCACCACTCGCCGCCGGCATCACGCCGGCGGAGCTCATCGCGAGCATGGAGGGCGAGGGAGACATCCGCGAGTTCCGCCTGATCGACGTCTACTTCCCGAACATCGGGGAGATGGTGACCAAGCCGCTCGAGTACCTGACCGACCTGGTCACGTACTTTCCGCGGACGATCGGCGAGATCCTCGTCAAGAGCCCGGACACGGTGCAGCGCATGCGCTCGCCGCTCGAGCGCTGGCTCGCCGAGCCCACGCTCGAGAACCTGCGCGAGGTGGCGGCGGTCGCGGTCGACGGGCTGACCGCCGAGACCGAGTTCCCGGTGCCGCTCGACTACCTGCCGTCGGGTCTGTTCGACAACCGGCGCATCGAGCGCTTCATCCGCGAGGGCTTCACCGAGCGCGGCCTCACCAACAGCTTCCACGCGCTCTACCGGCAGCGCGGCAAGGAGCTCTACATCGTCGCCGTCAACCTCGACACCGCCGAGCGCGTCGTGTTCGGCCACGACGAGGACTCCGCGCTGACGATCTCCGAGGCGGTGCAGGCGACGACCGCCCTGCCCGGCTTCTACAAGCCCGCGCGCATCAAGGGCGTCGACTACATCGACGGCGGCGTGCGCCGCACCGCGAACCTCGACGTCGCGATCGAGCACGGCGCGGACCTGATCGTCTGCTACAACCCGTTCCGGCCGTTCAACAACACGATCGAGCGCGAACGCCGGCGCGGCGAGAGAGGCACGGCGCTCGCCGACCACGGCATGCTCGCGGTGCTCAACCAGGTGTTCCGCGCTCTGCTGCACTCGCGACTCCACCTGGCGCTCAACCAGTACCGCGACGATCCGAACTTCCACGGCGACATCGTGCTGATCGAGCCGACCGACACCGACGAGACCTTCTTCAACATGTTCCCGATGAACTTCTGGGAGCGTCGGCGCGCGGCGGACCACGGCTACCTGTCGACCAAGATGGCGATCGATGCGCACTACGAGACGCTGAGCCGCGTCTTCGAGCGGCACGGCCTCACGGTCTCGCGCCGCCACATGGAGGAGAGCGCGTCGCGGATCCGCGAGTCGCTGGGCGACGACGAGGCCCTGCTCGAAGCCGACGCCGGCTGA
- a CDS encoding complex I subunit 1 family protein: MELLIAFGKALVALFIILQVTVLLLWIERKGSALIQDRVGANRANIFGGLLPFNLGIVNTLMADPLKLFHKEDIVPKDADRFLHWLAPFAAVLPLFVTFAVVPFGDVLVIGDTVINLQAAELNVGLLFILGMVSLGVYGVIIGGWASNSRYAFLGGVRGSAQMISYELGMGLALVAVVLTYGTLDLQEIARAQGQLMWGVIPAWGVFYQPLALIIFFIAGMAESKRAPFDLPEAESELVAGFYTEYSGSKQSMFMMSDFIEIAIVAALVTTLFFGGWQVPYLYRDGFHLPGGYFFAVPSLVVTLLQVASFLIKLFIFCWLQILVRWTFPRMRYDHLMTLGWKRLLPIGLANVAVTAVLVLALEGWTVA; the protein is encoded by the coding sequence ATGGAGCTGTTGATCGCCTTCGGCAAGGCGCTGGTCGCGCTGTTCATCATCCTGCAGGTCACGGTCCTGCTGCTGTGGATCGAGCGCAAAGGCTCGGCGCTGATTCAGGACCGCGTCGGCGCGAACCGCGCGAACATCTTCGGCGGGCTGCTGCCCTTCAACCTCGGCATCGTCAACACGCTGATGGCCGACCCGCTGAAGCTCTTCCACAAGGAAGACATCGTCCCCAAGGACGCCGACCGCTTCCTGCACTGGCTCGCGCCGTTCGCGGCGGTGCTGCCGCTGTTCGTCACGTTCGCGGTGGTGCCGTTCGGCGACGTGCTGGTGATCGGCGACACGGTGATCAACCTGCAGGCGGCGGAGCTCAACGTCGGGCTGCTGTTCATCCTCGGCATGGTGTCGCTCGGCGTGTACGGCGTGATCATCGGCGGCTGGGCGTCGAACTCGCGCTACGCGTTCCTGGGCGGCGTGCGCGGCTCGGCGCAGATGATCTCGTACGAGCTCGGGATGGGGCTCGCGCTGGTCGCGGTGGTGCTCACCTACGGCACGCTCGATCTGCAGGAGATCGCGCGCGCGCAGGGGCAGCTCATGTGGGGCGTGATCCCGGCCTGGGGCGTCTTCTACCAGCCGCTCGCGCTGATCATCTTCTTCATCGCGGGGATGGCCGAGTCGAAGCGCGCGCCGTTCGACCTGCCCGAGGCGGAGTCGGAGCTCGTGGCCGGCTTCTACACCGAGTACTCCGGCTCGAAGCAGTCGATGTTCATGATGTCGGACTTCATCGAGATCGCGATCGTCGCGGCGCTGGTCACGACGCTGTTCTTCGGTGGCTGGCAGGTGCCGTATCTCTACCGTGACGGCTTCCACCTGCCGGGCGGCTACTTCTTCGCGGTGCCGTCGCTGGTGGTGACGTTGCTGCAGGTCGCGTCGTTCCTCATCAAGCTCTTCATCTTCTGCTGGCTGCAGATCCTCGTGCGCTGGACGTTCCCGCGCATGCGTTACGACCACCTCATGACCCTCGGCTGGAAGCGTCTGCTGCCGATCGGGCTCGCAAACGTCGCCGTGACCGCCGTTCTGGTGCTCGCGCTCGAAGGTTGGACGGTCGCGTGA
- a CDS encoding phosphotransferase, protein MDASVVGARHASALARAAETAWPRGKVIALEPLAGDASARRYVRVRLAGDAPASAIAMLLPHDEPATKSEEITTGEAPSELPFVDVHRYLARHGVPVMAIYHVDERDGVLLLEDLGDLPLADAACDGGPYERDRRALFEQAVDVLASISALVRAPDPRCIAFRNRYDRELIGLELDVVCSHGFAPSDAGPARAADADPELRAALARLGDRIAAQPIVLMHRDFHAWNLHVDAQGAIRVIDFQDALLGPALYDLASLCTDRDSDRFVDPELEAILVRRFGAELARRGGVLDADALHADYFDAVAYRTLRVIGRFRFLAIERGKTGYLRFLPRMARQTVRALEARGDRDLLRVLAARSELFA, encoded by the coding sequence ATGGACGCTTCCGTCGTCGGCGCGCGGCACGCGAGCGCGCTCGCGCGCGCAGCCGAGACCGCGTGGCCGCGCGGAAAAGTGATCGCGCTCGAGCCGCTCGCAGGCGACGCCTCCGCGCGCCGCTACGTCCGCGTGCGTCTCGCGGGCGACGCACCTGCGAGCGCAATCGCGATGCTGCTGCCGCACGACGAGCCGGCGACCAAGTCCGAGGAGATCACCACCGGCGAGGCCCCGAGCGAGCTGCCGTTCGTCGACGTGCACCGCTACCTCGCGCGTCACGGCGTGCCGGTGATGGCGATCTACCACGTCGACGAGCGCGACGGCGTGCTGCTGCTCGAGGACCTGGGCGACCTGCCGCTCGCCGACGCCGCGTGTGACGGCGGGCCGTACGAGCGCGACCGTCGCGCGCTCTTCGAGCAGGCGGTCGACGTGCTCGCCTCGATCAGCGCGCTCGTGCGCGCGCCCGATCCGCGCTGCATCGCGTTCCGCAACCGCTACGACCGCGAGCTGATCGGCCTCGAGCTCGACGTCGTGTGCTCGCACGGCTTCGCGCCGAGCGACGCTGGTCCGGCGCGCGCCGCGGACGCCGATCCCGAGCTGCGCGCGGCGCTCGCACGGCTCGGCGACCGCATCGCAGCGCAGCCGATCGTGCTCATGCACCGCGACTTCCACGCCTGGAACCTGCACGTCGACGCGCAGGGCGCGATCCGCGTGATCGACTTCCAGGACGCGCTCCTCGGCCCGGCGCTCTACGACCTCGCGAGCCTCTGCACCGACCGCGACAGCGATCGCTTCGTCGACCCGGAGCTGGAAGCCATTCTCGTGCGGCGCTTCGGCGCCGAGCTCGCGCGCCGCGGCGGGGTTCTCGACGCGGACGCGCTCCACGCCGACTACTTCGACGCGGTCGCGTACCGCACGCTGCGCGTGATCGGGCGCTTCCGCTTCCTCGCGATCGAGCGCGGCAAGACGGGCTACCTGCGCTTCCTGCCGCGGATGGCGCGCCAGACGGTTCGCGCGCTCGAGGCGCGCGGCGACCGGGATCTGCTGCGCGTGCTCGCCGCCCGCAGCGAGCTCTTCGCATGA
- a CDS encoding phosphoadenylyl-sulfate reductase: MANPDAAGDQAIDFARQNELFETATPQEILTWTTRHFAPDAVLTMSFQHEGVVIAHMLRTIAPDTPIFFIDTGYHFPETLAYRDELIARFGLPVRNLTSVMPRSEFIAKYGDDLHQRDPDLCCKINKVEPMQLALRGVRAWINGRRRDQAVTRAKMPIIERLQGGIVKVNPLANWTSRDTYRYLTEHDIPTHPLFEQGYTSIGCAPCTRPILAGEDERAGRWAGRGKVECGLHTFLTPPESEAATDPSTPTTDAKAPARAEPEVADEPNAARAARR; the protein is encoded by the coding sequence ATGGCGAATCCCGACGCCGCGGGTGACCAGGCCATCGATTTTGCGCGGCAGAACGAGCTCTTCGAGACCGCCACGCCGCAAGAGATCCTGACCTGGACGACGCGCCACTTCGCCCCGGACGCCGTCCTCACGATGTCCTTCCAGCACGAGGGCGTCGTGATCGCGCACATGCTGCGCACGATCGCCCCGGACACGCCGATCTTCTTCATCGACACCGGCTACCACTTCCCCGAAACGCTGGCGTACCGCGACGAGCTGATCGCGCGCTTCGGGCTGCCGGTGCGCAACCTGACCTCGGTGATGCCGCGCAGCGAGTTCATCGCCAAGTACGGCGACGACCTGCACCAGCGCGATCCGGACCTGTGCTGCAAGATCAACAAGGTCGAGCCGATGCAGCTCGCGCTGCGCGGCGTCCGTGCGTGGATCAACGGGCGGCGGCGCGATCAGGCGGTGACCCGCGCCAAGATGCCGATCATCGAGCGGCTGCAGGGCGGCATCGTCAAGGTGAATCCGCTCGCCAACTGGACGTCGCGGGACACCTACCGCTACCTCACCGAGCACGACATCCCGACCCACCCGCTGTTCGAGCAGGGCTACACCAGCATCGGCTGTGCGCCGTGCACGCGCCCGATCCTCGCCGGCGAGGACGAGCGCGCCGGTCGCTGGGCGGGACGCGGCAAGGTCGAGTGCGGCCTGCACACCTTCCTGACGCCGCCCGAGTCGGAAGCCGCGACCGATCCGTCGACCCCGACGACCGACGCGAAGGCGCCGGCGCGCGCCGAGCCCGAGGTCGCGGACGAGCCGAACGCCGCGCGCGCCGCGCGGCGGTAG